CACACGCGCCCGCACGGGGCATATAGCCTGAACGCCGCACAAGAAAGAGGCGCCGCGCCCATGAAGCTTGAACCCGTCCGCCCCGGCGACGCCCCCTCGCCCCGCCCCGCCCATGCCGGCGAACGCGTCAGCGTACATGTGCGCGGCCTGCGCCTGGAGGCGGAGGTGGGCGTCTATGACTCAGAGCGCGGCCGGCGCCAGCCCGTCCGCATCGACCTCACCGCCGACGTCGACGCCACTGCCTGCCATCCCGACGGGCGGCTCGCCGACACGGTCAATTATGCGGCTTTG
The window above is part of the Hyphomonadaceae bacterium ML37 genome. Proteins encoded here:
- the folB gene encoding dihydroneopterin aldolase codes for the protein MKLEPVRPGDAPSPRPAHAGERVSVHVRGLRLEAEVGVYDSERGRRQPVRIDLTADVDATACHPDGRLADTVNYAALAEAVRQIVLARHHDLLEDLAQTIADTLFADPRITRLALSIDKLTALADADSVGVSLERWR